The Astyanax mexicanus isolate ESR-SI-001 chromosome 14, AstMex3_surface, whole genome shotgun sequence genome window below encodes:
- the LOC125781099 gene encoding complement component C1q receptor encodes MRALLLALSALVAARRAVGQAATTRCTERACFTLHAKKAPFDVAKTLCYDNGGYLLTMRDQEEAEDARALLALAREAGLFMRGEEKLWIGLKLAKGSCVLDEESLRGFRWESGARDSTKYINWGREPRSTCTEERCVSVRASTAGSVQLEWSDGSCKDSALYACRFPFKGMCEPLTLAGPGDITYTTPFSDTPLHEGISLRMLPHGTFADITCTSSKEHYYPVICNEAGAGFSWTPAGPFCPSGERTCAHQNGGCQHVCSDEGDPGMVRCSCREGYYLGDDTITCFPKNPCKNAPCVHKCVSEGASLRCTCHKGYQLAQDEVDCIDVNECEESVCGVHACHNLPGSYECACDKGFEKGAGGACVDVDECAKGACGRSANCLNSQGSFSCYCSMGFRPWSDADEGCVDVDECVNRPCEDICTNTVGSFSCSCRANFQLADNGISCIQVIMEPSPRAPASHQPPTTGGHEETTTTTATSTLTLPFSSESSSTEAEDTLSRSWVLVWVLGSVIPLLLLVALTSVIAVLRWNRARKEAKKKNATADNYCWVSSGFQIQPENEPN; translated from the coding sequence ATGCGCGCGCTGCTCCTCGCGCTGTCAGCGCTTGTGGCGGCGCGGCGGGCAGTGGGCCAGGCGGCCACCACCAGGTGCACGGAGCGAGCCTGTTTCACCCTGCACGCAAAGAAGGCGCCATTTGACGTGGCTAAGACGCTCTGCTACGACAACGGAGGATACCTGCTCACGATGCGAGACCAGGAGGAAGCGGAGGACGCGAGGGCCCTGCTCGCGCTGGCCAGAGAAGCTGGGTTGTTCATGCGGGGCGAGGAGAAGCTGTGGATCGGTCTGAAGCTGGCTAAGGGAAGCTGCGTGCTGGACGAAGAGTCCCTGCGCGGATTCCGCTGGGAGTCGGGCGCGAGAGACTCGACCAAGTATATCAATTGGGGTCGCGAGCCGCGCAGCACGTGCACGGAGGAGCGCTGCGTGTCGGTGCGCGCCTCAACCGCTGGGTCCGTGCAGCTCGAGTGGAGCGATGGCTCGTGCAAGGACAGCGCGCTGTACGCGTGCCGCTTCCCGTTTAAGGGCATGTGCGAGCCGCTGACGCTCGCAGGACCGGGAGATATCACCTACACCACGCCGTTCTCAGACACACCTCTGCACGAGGGAATCTCGCTGCGCATGCTCCCTCATGGCACATTCGCTGACATTACATGCACGAGCTCAAAAGAGCACTACTATCCCGTTATTTGCAATGAAGCGGGCGCGGGCTTCTCTTGGACTCCAGCGGGACCTTTCTGCCCATCGGGCGAGCGCACGTGCGCGCACCAGAACGGAGGCTGCCAGCACGTGTGCTCGGACGAGGGCGACCCAGGCATGGTTCGCTGCTCCTGTCGGGAGGGCTACTACTTGGGCGATGACACGATCACGTGCTTTCCAAAAAACCCGTGCAAAAACGCGCCATGCGTGCACAAGTGCGTTAGCGAGGGTGCTAGCTTGAGGTGCACGTGCCATAAGGGCTATCAGCTCGCGCAGGACGAGGTCGACTGCATAGACGTGAACGAATGTGAGGAGAGCGTGTGCGGCGTCCACGCATGCCACAACCTTCCCGGCAGCTACGAGTGCGCGTGCGACAAGGGGTTCGAAAAGGGCGCGGGAGGCGCGTGCGTGGATGTAGACGAGTGCGCAAAAGGCGCGTGCGGAAGGTCCGCCAACTGCCTAAACTCGCAGGGCTCGTTCTCGTGCTACTGCTCCATGGGCTTTAGGCCGTGGTCAGACGCGGACGAGGGCTGCGTGGATGTGGACGAGTGCGTTAACCGGCCCTGTGAGGACATCTGCACCAACACCGTGGGAAGCTTCTCGTGCTCATGTCGAGCGAACTTCCAGTTGGCGGACAATGGAATCAGCTGCATCCAGGTCATCATGGAGCCGAGCCCGCGCGCCCCAGCTTCACACCAGCCACCCACCACTGGAGGACACGAGGAGACCACCACGACCACCGCGACCTCCACGCTCACTCTGCCGTTTAGCAGTGAGAGCTCGAGCACTGAAGCGGAGGACACTCTGTCCAGGTCGTGGGTGCTTGTGTGGGTGCTGGGCTCCGTTATTCCTCTGCTGCTGCTCGTTGCGCTCACGTCGGTTATTGCCGTCCTGCGCTGGAACCGCGCGCGCAAAGAGGCGAAGAAAAAGAACGCCACCGCGGACAATTACTGCTGGGTCTCTTCTGGCTTTCAGATTCAGCCCGAAAATGAACCTAACTGA
- the LOC125780987 gene encoding calpain-1 catalytic subunit-like codes for MSTPGVCLNIMKERQEGDGVGTLKNPEMFLNQDYNLLHQYYLVRGWRYIDDMFPPDSNSIGKNLLEPEKMAKVEWIRPTKLVPNPLLIVDGMSRFDFAQGEVGNCWFLAALGALTFQKDIMKNVFPSGQLFQKDYAGIFHFRFWRFGKWVDVVIDDKLPTINGRLIFAHSKTPSTPQSPRGPIEFWPALLEKAYAKVCGSYEDMKSGNVSEALLDFTGGVHMSVNPGTNPQGLWDLIYRAAKAHSLMGCGTPGKSDFNKKLDNGLVEGHAYAVTGVTKVTSQNKQVELVRLFNPWGGTEWNGDWSDRSPLWNTVSAEEQNTYLKAAEDGEFWMSMEDFCRTYSALDICSLCPDFLNSTSKCHWTSRFHDGQWLAGSSAGGRPECADTFWTNPQYRVKINQMSKACEQQNKDPNILVTLMQKPDKRNRRLIRKLYIGFSIFKIPSEMKNTRGKFPASFFKKKPPVAYTKVMYDSREVMGCFTLEPGEYITVPHTFDPNQSAFFILGILSKMETHTEETYSMDMSKMNIVDFDGAVPFSRQMSDQYKDLNAEQLQKLLNEKFVEGDAKHTGGFSLEVCHSVIALMDHSLTGTLDAEELSQLLNKVRLYKETFFHMDKNRDGILSQTELRNAVDGTGVRVSESLLKLMSLRYGDSSGRISMESFICLAIRLDRMGKIFRKLANGHKMELKEDEWLCLTMYS; via the exons ATGTCGACTCCTGGTGTGTGTCTGAACATCATGAAGGAGCGTCAGGAAGGCGATGGAGTGGGCACGCTCAAAAACCCGGAGATGTTCTTGAACCAGGACTACAATCTGTTGCACCAGTATTATCTCGTTAGAGGCTGGAGATACATTGATGATATGTTTCCACCTGACAGCAACTCAATTGGTAAAAACCTATTGGAACCTGAAAAGATGGCCAAAGTGGAATGGATAAGACCaaca AAACTGGTGCCAAATCCCCTCTTGATTGTTGATGGAATGTCAAGATTTGACTTTGCCCAAGGAGAAGTTG gaAACTGCTGGTTTTTAGCTGCACTTGGTGCTCTGACATTTCAGAAAGACATCATGAAAAATGTCTTTCCTAGTGGACAATTGTTTCAGAAGGATTACGCAGGAATATTTCACTTCAGG TTCTGGAGATTTGGAAAATGGGTTGACGTAGTGATTGATGACAAACTGCCAACCATCAATGGACGACTAATTTTTGCACATTCCAAGACTCCTAGTACTCCTCAAAGTCCCAGAGGTCCCATTGAGTTTTGGCCTGCTTTGCTAGAGAAAGCATATGCCAA AGTGTGTGGGTCTTATGAGGACATGAAAAGTGGCAATGTATCTGAAGCCCTTTTGGACTTCACTGGCGGTGTGCACATGTCAGTCAACCCAGGGACAAATCCCCAAGGGCTGTGGGATTTGATCTACCGAGCAGCCAAAGCCCACTCACTGATGGGCTGCGGTACTCCAGGAAAG TCAGACTTTAACAAAAAGCTGGACAATGGCCTTGTGGAGGGTCATGCCTACGCCGTGACTGGGGTCACTAAG GTAACAAGCCAAAATAAGCAGGTGGAACTGGTAAGGCTGTTCAACCCCTGGGGAGGCACAGAGTGGAATGGAGACTGGAGTGACAG GTCACCATTATGGAACACTGTAAGTGCCGAAGAGCAAAACACATATTTAAAGGCTGCTGAAGATGGGGAATTCTG GATGTCTATGGAGGATTTCTGCAGAACTTATTCTGCACTGGATATCTGCAGTCTCTGCCCTGACTTTCTGAATAGCACTTCTAAATGCCACTGGACTTCTAGATTCCATGATGGCCAGTGGCTTGCTGGGAGCTCTGCTGGTGGTCGCCCAGAATGTGCTG ACACTTTCTGGACAAACCCTCAATATCGAGTGAAGATCAATCAGATGAGCAAGGCCTGTGAGCAACAGAATAAAGATCCTAACATACTTGTGACACTTATGCAAAAACCTGATAAGAGGAATAGACGGCTAATCAGAAAACTCTACATTGGCTTCAGTATTTTCAAG atccCCTCAGAG ATGAAAAACACTAGAGGGAAGTTTCCAGCCTCCTTCTTTAAAAAGAAGCCTCCTGTGGCCTACACTAAAGTGATGTACGATTCACGGGAAGTGATGGGTTGTTTCACACTGGAACCAGGAGAGTACATCACTGTGCCTCACACTTTTGATCCCAATCAATCGGCTTTCTTCATCCTGGGCATTCTCTCAAAGATGGAGACACACACTGA AGAGACGTACAGCATGGACATGAGCAAG ATGAACATCGTTGACTTTGATGGGGCCGTCCCCTTCTCCCGGCAAATGTCTGATCAG TATAAAGACTTAAACGCAGAGCAGCTGCAGAAACTTCTAAACGAGAAGTTTGTGGAAG GAGACGCAAAACACACAGGAGGCTTCAGTTTGGAAGTTTGCCACAGCGTCATTGCCCTGATGGAT CACTCACTCACTGGAACACTTGATGCAGAGGAACTGTCTCAGCTGCTGAACAAAGTTCGTCTGTACAAG GAAACCTTTTTCCACATGGACAAGAACAGAGATGGCATTCTGTCTCAGACCGAGCTGCGGAATGCAGTGGATGGCACAG GCGTGCGTGTCAGTGAAAGCTTGCTGAAGCTCATGTCTTTACGCTACGGTGACTCCAGTGGACGAATCAGCATGGAGAGCTTCATCTGTCTGGCTATTCGTTTGGATCGCATGGGAA AAATATTTAGGAAACTTGCCAATGGACACAAAATGGAGCTCAAAGAAGACGAG TGGCTGTGTCTCACCATGTACTCCTGA